One genomic segment of Chelonia mydas isolate rCheMyd1 chromosome 1, rCheMyd1.pri.v2, whole genome shotgun sequence includes these proteins:
- the IGSF11 gene encoding immunoglobulin superfamily member 11 isoform X2, producing MRGHLRGLVSPLEVSVSSGSIQVARGQTAILPCTFTTSAALTNLNVIWMVIPLSNANQPEQVILYQGGQIFGGAPQFHGRVGFAGTMPTTSASIFINNTQLSDTGTYQCLVNNLPDRGGRNIGVIGLTVLVPPSAPLCRIQGSLDVGSDITLTCNSEEGIPRPTYLWEKLDNAPRLPPTATQDQVQGTVTLRNISTVSSGLYQCVASNAIGTSTCLLDLQVIAPHPRSVGLIAGAVATGAVVLIVCIVLVAVALVYWKNKHKEEEEEEIPNEIREDDLPPKCSSAVKAFHGDASSSENDTLTSSNTYNSRYWNDPKANHASNSFTRFSNNNDVRQPFSRSGSTNTRPVYANGGHPSPAPPKTLVVTASTAPSPQEVARSNGSVSRKPRPQHTRSYAVSQATLERIGAVPVMVPAQSRAGSLV from the exons GTCTGGTGAGCCCCCTGGAGGTGTCAGTGAGCTCAGGAAGTATCCAGGTTGCTCGGGGACAGACAGCAATCCTACCCTGTACCTTCACCACTAGCGCTGCCCTCACTAATCTTAATGTCATCTGGATGGTCATCCCCCTCTCCAACGCCAACCAGCCGGAACAG GTTATTCTCTACCAAGGAGGGCAGATCTTTGGTGGTGCACCCCAGTTCCATGGGCGAGTGGGGTTTGCAGGGACAATGCCAACCACCAGTGCCTCCATCTTCATCAACAACACCCAGCTTTCGGACACTGGCACGTACCAGTGTTTGGTCAACAACCTTCCAGACCGAGGTGGCAGGAACATTGGAGTCATTGGACTCACCGTCTTGG TTCCTCCTTCCGCTCCGCTCTGCAGAATTCAGGGGTCCCTGGATGTTGGCAGTGATATCACCCTGACCTGCAACTCAGAAGAAGGCATCCCTCGGCCGACATACCTCTGGGAGAAGTTGGACAATGCCCCCAGGCTACCCCCGACTGCCACGCAAG ACCAAGTCCAGGGCACGGTCACCCTCCGGAATATCAGCACTGTGTCGTCAGGTCTTTACCAGTGCGTGGCTTCTAATGCCATTGGAACCAGCACCTGCCTTCTGGACCTGCAAGTCATTGCAC CTCATCCCCGGAGTGTTGGCCTGATTGCTGGAGCCGTTGCCACGGGTGCAGTTGTGCTCATTGTTTGCATTGTCTTGGTGGCTGTGGCACTGGTTTACTGGAAGAACAAacacaaggaggaagaagaggaggagattCCCAATGAGATAAG GGAGGACGACCTGCCACCCAAATGCTCTTCGGCCGTGAAAGCGTTCCATGGTGATGCATCATCCTCAGAGAATGACACCCTTACCTCCTCCAACACCTACAACAGCCGCTACTGGAATGACCCCAAAGCCAATCATGCCTCCAACTCCTTCACCCGCTTCAGCAATAACAACGACGTGCGCCAGCCCTTCTCCCGTTCTGGGAGCACCAACACCCGCCCTGTCTATGCCAATGGAGGCCACCCgtccccagctccacccaagACGCTGGTGGTGACAGCCAGCACGGCACCTTCCCCACAGGAGGTAGCCAGGAGCAATGGCTCAGTCAGCCGCAAGCCAAGGCCTCAGCACACACGCTCCTATGCCGTGAGCCAGGCGACGTTGGAGCGGATAGGGGCTGTGCCTGTCATGGTGCCAGCCCAGAGCCGGGCGGGCTCCCTGGTGTAG
- the IGSF11 gene encoding immunoglobulin superfamily member 11 isoform X1, translated as MPAEPVSLPGMTPRGSGGWGLWVGPLAALLSLRGLVSPLEVSVSSGSIQVARGQTAILPCTFTTSAALTNLNVIWMVIPLSNANQPEQVILYQGGQIFGGAPQFHGRVGFAGTMPTTSASIFINNTQLSDTGTYQCLVNNLPDRGGRNIGVIGLTVLVPPSAPLCRIQGSLDVGSDITLTCNSEEGIPRPTYLWEKLDNAPRLPPTATQDQVQGTVTLRNISTVSSGLYQCVASNAIGTSTCLLDLQVIAPHPRSVGLIAGAVATGAVVLIVCIVLVAVALVYWKNKHKEEEEEEIPNEIREDDLPPKCSSAVKAFHGDASSSENDTLTSSNTYNSRYWNDPKANHASNSFTRFSNNNDVRQPFSRSGSTNTRPVYANGGHPSPAPPKTLVVTASTAPSPQEVARSNGSVSRKPRPQHTRSYAVSQATLERIGAVPVMVPAQSRAGSLV; from the exons GTCTGGTGAGCCCCCTGGAGGTGTCAGTGAGCTCAGGAAGTATCCAGGTTGCTCGGGGACAGACAGCAATCCTACCCTGTACCTTCACCACTAGCGCTGCCCTCACTAATCTTAATGTCATCTGGATGGTCATCCCCCTCTCCAACGCCAACCAGCCGGAACAG GTTATTCTCTACCAAGGAGGGCAGATCTTTGGTGGTGCACCCCAGTTCCATGGGCGAGTGGGGTTTGCAGGGACAATGCCAACCACCAGTGCCTCCATCTTCATCAACAACACCCAGCTTTCGGACACTGGCACGTACCAGTGTTTGGTCAACAACCTTCCAGACCGAGGTGGCAGGAACATTGGAGTCATTGGACTCACCGTCTTGG TTCCTCCTTCCGCTCCGCTCTGCAGAATTCAGGGGTCCCTGGATGTTGGCAGTGATATCACCCTGACCTGCAACTCAGAAGAAGGCATCCCTCGGCCGACATACCTCTGGGAGAAGTTGGACAATGCCCCCAGGCTACCCCCGACTGCCACGCAAG ACCAAGTCCAGGGCACGGTCACCCTCCGGAATATCAGCACTGTGTCGTCAGGTCTTTACCAGTGCGTGGCTTCTAATGCCATTGGAACCAGCACCTGCCTTCTGGACCTGCAAGTCATTGCAC CTCATCCCCGGAGTGTTGGCCTGATTGCTGGAGCCGTTGCCACGGGTGCAGTTGTGCTCATTGTTTGCATTGTCTTGGTGGCTGTGGCACTGGTTTACTGGAAGAACAAacacaaggaggaagaagaggaggagattCCCAATGAGATAAG GGAGGACGACCTGCCACCCAAATGCTCTTCGGCCGTGAAAGCGTTCCATGGTGATGCATCATCCTCAGAGAATGACACCCTTACCTCCTCCAACACCTACAACAGCCGCTACTGGAATGACCCCAAAGCCAATCATGCCTCCAACTCCTTCACCCGCTTCAGCAATAACAACGACGTGCGCCAGCCCTTCTCCCGTTCTGGGAGCACCAACACCCGCCCTGTCTATGCCAATGGAGGCCACCCgtccccagctccacccaagACGCTGGTGGTGACAGCCAGCACGGCACCTTCCCCACAGGAGGTAGCCAGGAGCAATGGCTCAGTCAGCCGCAAGCCAAGGCCTCAGCACACACGCTCCTATGCCGTGAGCCAGGCGACGTTGGAGCGGATAGGGGCTGTGCCTGTCATGGTGCCAGCCCAGAGCCGGGCGGGCTCCCTGGTGTAG